A region of Daphnia carinata strain CSIRO-1 chromosome 10, CSIRO_AGI_Dcar_HiC_V3, whole genome shotgun sequence DNA encodes the following proteins:
- the LOC130699335 gene encoding clavesin-2-like gives MSEYYDFFWGSAETNRNFDVNVETTDTPLSRSVALESLRSLVLARPDAGSLRFDDEFLIRFLTARQMNVPDAMLVYDNYYRFLRRNHELMSDYGVDNVEVKQALEDGLPGMLQQRDRRGRRIMVLFAAEWDPSRYSVSTIQKAIHISLDLLLQDSVVQDRGLVLIIDWSQFSFRQYSKLQPAVLHSIAHGLEYCYPVRFKSIHCVGPPWYVEAAMSLLKPFLRETSRAKIISYGNNLSILHQAVSREILPAELGGEQGPYQSSIWIDNLRRGQL, from the exons ATGTCTGAGTATTACGATTTCTTCTGGGGCTCTGCTGAAACAAACAGGAATTTCGATGTAAACGTTGAAACAACTGACACACCATTGTCACGCAGTGTTGCTTTAGAAAGTCTCAGGAGCTTAGTTCTTGCTCGTCCCGATGCCG GCAGTCTACGATTTGATGATGAATTCCTAATCCGATTTCTGACAGCAAGGCAAATGAATGTTCCAGACGCCATGCTGGTGTATGACAACTACTACCGTTTCCTGCGTCGCAATCACGAACTAATGTCTGACTATGGCGTTGACAATGTCGAG GTCAAGCAAGCCTTGGAAGATGGGCTACCTGGAATGCTGCAGCAGCGAGATCGTCGAGGACGTCGTATCATGGTTTTGTTTGCTGCTGAATGGGATCC AAGCAGATACTCAGTCTCGACGATCCAAAAG GCCATTCACATTTCACTTGATCTGCTGCTACAGGATTCAGTGGTTCAAGATAGAGGCTTAGTTCTCATTATTGACTGGAGTCAATTTTCCTTTCGCCAG TATAGCAAACTCCAGCCTGCTGTCCTTCACTCCATAGCTCACGGATTGGAATATTG CTATCCGGTGCGTTTCAAATCGATTCACTGCGTTGGACCTCCT TGGTACGTTGAAGCAGCGATGTCGCTTCTGAAGCCATTCTTGCGTGAAACCTCGAGGGCAAAG ATCATCAGCTATGGAAATAACTTGTCTATCTTGCATCAAGCTGTATCGCGAGAAATTTTGCCAGCTGAACTCGGAGGCGAGCAAGGTCCATATCAATCTTCTATTTGGATAGATAATCTCAGAAGAGGTCAACTTTGA
- the LOC130701882 gene encoding lys-63-specific deubiquitinase BRCC36-like: protein MPIKEVFVKTDVYLTCLSHALSTEKEEVMGLLLGHVDQRFDLSLKVGVSYGQSFIENVIILQRSVRQADRVEISPLQLSAAAQEAEKLSIELGKPIRVLGWYHSHPHITVQPSHVDVSTQANYQAMDPDFIGLIFSVFQQEDNEKFANSSLVCFQAVNVDGVLRSREILLSISPPETAAGMEIKTLAKIPLMLFNEEKEHMEKCLSGDLVSKVQNKAVFTQAMCQLLQCCEMPCVSAVLAYEQSLLNNLHRLQLVKQSLDNLTKC, encoded by the exons ATGCCAATAAAAGAAGTTTTTGTAAAAACAGATGTATACCTTACCTGTTTAAGTCATGCCCTCTccacagagaaagaagaggtTATGGGACTGCTGTTAG GTCACGTAGACCAACGTTTCGATTTATCACTTAAAGTGGGAGTTTCATATGGACAATCATTTATTGAAAATGTTATCATTCTTCAAAGAAGTGTACG TCAAGCTGATCGTGTTGAAATATCTCCCTTGCAATTGTCTGCAGCTGCTCAAGAAGCCGAAAAACTATCAATTGAGCTTGGTAAACCAATTAGGGTACTTGGATGGTACCACTCACATCCACATATTACTGTTCAGCCATCACATGTTG ATGTGAGCACACAGGCCAATTACCAAGCCATG GATCCTGACTTTATAGGATtaattttttcagtttttcagcAAGAAGATAATGAAAAA TTTGCAAATTCTTCACTGGTATGCTTCCAAGCGGTAAATGTTGATGGTGTTTTGAGAAGTAGAGAAATTCTGCTGAGTATTTCTCCTCCAGAAACTGCAGCAGGAATGGAAATCAAA ACATTAGCAAAAATTCCATTAATGTTGTTcaatgaagagaaagaacatATGGAAAAATGCTTGTCTGGTGATTTGGTTTCTAAAGTACAAAACAAAGCAG tGTTTACGCAAGCAATGTGTCAACTACTTCAATGTTGCGAAATGCCCTGTGTTAGTGCAGTTCTCGCCTACGAACAATCTTTATTAAACAATTTACATCGCTTACAGTTAGTAAAGCAAAGTCTTGATAATCTAACTAAATGTTAG
- the LOC130699118 gene encoding gamma-tubulin complex component 5-like has product MTYMDRNCEIRTACKKLLKLITNKETSEESKSVSEIICQLKQDCNYTTEQDVKRSIEGIQHKLDIHAEHKKSRHFKQLVTKYIQLTVPKGLTHPTWSILYLLIRLAYRPTEHIYLTPDGCILQNLNSETEKYSNKQFQHGKTQLVSNKDVTQSMPETVAVSCYSITSESEEENMQVTNTHEIFHQKLCVTASIIPTFSKQKQCSIKNLSLNGLFKKTHDKDSTSKIWIEYYVLHEVLWTLHKSCGNEKTTMNSTENGNENKVLTVAGLPSFSVNCFYPLVKAMKEINFFLTNTAPQEHTLTYQAYTVALSGVIAEFNQSVAEYEKGVAQQKATSTISQLLLRLKSWTFNIRAIAAMHTTIMQMSSSMADNNTRITHLLSTVYDSAQKAQVTSYSTLYPVLLKILFASLEPFFNMVDLWLDQGVIVDPYQEFGILRNEAVSPQDERFWSEVFVSRTTQPLISFLKPLMDDILLGGRSVELLTQLKRKSMHVSDDCRSGTLIQTFRNRFSRFASDDFECGKVFHSSNGTVTTKKYPKQEVRNPLLTKAFETLRNHSSQSQHSKVERSKVDGVSVPLEFYPLLPLLERSLLEPLRSRQRLVCRALLDTLYEDCCLKLHILTIRRVHLMQAGDLMGRFCLQLFQKLETGEKWDNESSLTLSLLNCISSRMGQCGSYLSVTIKRGSIQHTPANLADVQINYKVPWPVNLVITQDSISLYNSVLRFLMQIKQGMFSLQHLSFKDLNCMDVANVSHQRQQELSSATRRHRLQLLRAWLLHFVSSVDNYIMECVLESSHIRLDMQLENAAHLGQIIDSHHEYVTSIHKQCLQQPSGAFLRDAINEVLSISREVVIAWKNGLELEKLNQLEENYVRHHQFVAAVLGSDSAHSMLPHVETLAAALIHSCPATR; this is encoded by the exons ATGACTTATATGGATAGGAACTGTGAGATTCGTACTGCTTGCAAGAAATTGCTAAAGCTGATAACAAATAAGGAAACAAGTGAAGAGAGCAAATCTGTAAGTGAAATCATCTGCCAGCTAAAGCAAGATTGTAACTATACAACTGAACAAGACGTCAAGAGGTCCATTGAAGGAATTCAACACAAATTGGATATTCATGCAGAACATAAGAAAAGCCGCCATTTCAAACAACTAGTTACTAAATACATACAACTTACAGTACCTAAAGGATTGACCCATCCAACATGGTCCATTTTATATTTGCTCATCAGATTAGCATATCGGCCAACAGAACACATTTACCTCACTCCAGATGGGTGCATTCTGCAAAACCTTAACAGCGAAACTGAAAAGTATTCCAATAAGCAATTTCAACATGGTAAAACCCAACTGGTGTCTAATAAGGATGTAACACAATCAATGCCTGAGACTGTAGCAGTCTCGTGTTATTCCATCACTTCAGAAAGTGAAGAGGAAAATATGCAAGTTACTAATACCCATGAAATATTTCATCAAAAATTATGTGTGACTGCAAGCATTATTCCCACATTTTCCAAGCAAAAGCAATGTTCCATCAAAAACCTTTCCTTGAAtggtttatttaaaaaaacacatgaCAAGGATTCCACATCAAAGATTTGGATTGAATATTATGTACTGCATGAAGTATTATGGACTCTTCATAAATCTTGTGGGAATGAAAAGACCACCATGAACTCTACAGAAAATGGCAATGAAAATAAAGTGCTTACTGTTGCTGGTCTTCCATCCTTTAGTGTGAATTGTTTTTACCCTTTGGTGAAGGCAATGAAAGAGATCAACTTCTTTCTCACCAACACAGCACCCCAAGAGCATACATTAACTTATCAGGCATATACAGTTGCACTCAGTGGTGTTATAGCAGAGTTCAATCAATCAGTTGCGGAATATGAAAAGGGTGTTGCTCAGCAAAAAGCTACAAGTACTATAAGTCAACTTTTGTTACGCCTAAAATCGTGGACATTCAATATCAGAGCGATAGCTGCAATGCACACAACAATAATGCAAATGTCTTCGTCTATGGCGGACAATAATACTCGCATCACCCACCTGTTGTCAACTGTATACGATTCAGCCCAAAAAGCGCAAGTTACTAGCTACTCTACGCTTTACCCGGTTTTGCTAAAAATCCTATTTGCGTCGTTGGAACCTTTTTTTAACATGGTTGATCTGTGGCTAGATCAAGGAGTAATTGTGGACCCTTACCAGGAGTTTGGTATTTTACGCAATGAAGCCGTTTCACCTCAAGATGAGCGTTTCTGGTCTGAAGTCTTTGTGTCTCGTACCACTCAACCGTTGATTAGCTTTCTAAAGCCTTTAATGGACGATATTTTGTTGGGAGGCCGTTCAGTTGAACTTCTAACCCAACTTAAAAGAAAGTCAATGCATGTGAGCGATGATTGTCGCTCAGGCACGCTGATTCAAACCTTTAGAAACCGCTTCAGTAGGTTCGCATCAGATGACTTTGAATGTGGAAAAGTATTCCATTCATCAAATGGCACGGTGACGACCAAAAAGTACCCTAAACAGGAAGTTAGGAATCCGCTCTTGACCAAGGCTTTTGAAACTCTCCGTAATCATTCCAGCCAAAGCCAACATTCTAAAGTTGAGCGGAGTAAAGTTGACGGGGTATCTGTACCATTGGAATTCTATCCCCTTTTACCTTTGCTGGAAAGAAGTCTACTGGAACCGTTGCGCAGTCGCCAGCGTCTGGTATGTAGGGCACTTCTCGATACCTTATACGAAGACTGTTGCCTCAAATTGCACATCCTGACTATTCGTCGTGTTCACTTGATGCAAGCCGGAGACCTGATGGGTCGCTTTTGCCTGCAACTTTTCCAAAAG CTCGAAACCGGTGAAAAGTGGGACAACGAATCAAGCCTTACGTTATCTCTGCTCAACTGCATCTCGTCTCGAATGGGCCAATGTGGCTCGTACCTTTCTGTAACTATTAAAAGAGGAAGCATTCAACATACACCAGCAAATTTGGCGGATGTACAAATCAATTACAAAGTTCCATGGCCAGTCAACTTGGTTATCACACAAGATTCTATATCCCTCTACAATAGCGTGCTCCGTTTTCTTATGCAAATTAAGCAAGGAATGTTTTCTCTTCAACACTTATCGTTCAAAG ATCTCAATTGTATGGACGTTGCAAACGTTAGCCATCAAAGGCAACAGGAACTGTCATCTGCTACCCGGCGTCATAGGTTACAGCTACTGCGAGCTTGGCTGCTTCATTTCGTTTCTAGTGTGGATAACTACATAATGGAGTGTGTTCTGGAATCATCACACATCCGACTGGATATGCAACTAGAAAACGCAGCTCATCTTGGCCAAATAATCGACAGCCACCATGAATATGTAACTTCTATACATAAACAATGCCTGCAACAACCGTCGGGTGCCTTTTTGCGTGATGCTATTAACGAG GTGTTATCCATTTCACGTGAAGTAGTGATTGCGTGGAAGAATGGGCTCGAGCTGGAGAAGTTAAATCAACTTGAAGAGAATTACGTGAGGCATCATCAGTTTGTGGCAGCTGTCCTTGGCAGTGATAGCGCCCATTCCATGCTTCCTCATG TCGAAACCCTTGCAGCTGCCTTAATCCATAGTTGCCCTGCAACTCGGTAA
- the LOC130699387 gene encoding epidermal retinol dehydrogenase 2-like, protein MLLQLYSLIIISLDFCFMVCKALVMWLCIFYRTMFPAELKPISGKIVLITGAGRGIGREVALQFAQLGCLIVCWDINLEAAQETAKEVEAIGGKACAFCCDVSQQQDVEEKAKQVKKVVPHIDIIINNAGIMPCHPFLAHSIQEIDRCIDINVKGCIWVVREFLPGMIDRKQGHLVSMSSIAGAMGCENVVPYSASKFAVRGMMEALTEEMRRDSRCLDIKCTTVCPFVVDTGLCQRPRVKFPSFLRVTNVKDAASIIVRAVRRGDTLVFMPEYVYYFWLLIKILPSQVYDYVVDFFDTGLEPHDE, encoded by the exons A TGCTTTTACAGCTTTATTCCCTGATCATAATCAGCCTTGACTTTTGCTTCATGGTATGCAAAGCATTAGTCATGTGGCTTTGCATCTTCTATCGAACCATGTTTCCAGCTGAATTAAAACCTATTTCTGGAAAAATAGTTCTG ATTACAGGTGCAGGACGTGGCATTGGCAGAGAAGTTGCATTACAATTTGCACAGCTTGGATGTTTGATTGTTTGCTGGGATATTAACTTAGAAGCTGCTCAAGAAACTGCCAAAGAAGTTGAAGCTATTGGTGGCAAAGCATGTGCATTTTGTTGTGATGTTTCACAGCAGCAggatgttgaagaaaaagctaaacaagtaaaaaaagtGGTACCACAtattgacattattattaacaatGCTGGTATCATGCCTTGCCATCCATTCCTAGCTCACAGCATTCAAGAGATTGACCGATGCATTGACATAAATGTTAAAGGCTGTATTTGG GTTGTACGAGAATTCCTCCCAGGTATGATAGACCGTAAGCAGGGTCACTTGGTATCCATGTCCTCAATTGCAGGTGCAATGGGCTGTGAGAATGTTGTGCCTTACAGTGCATCAAAATTTGCTGTACGGGGCATGATGGAAGCTTTGACAGAGGAAATGCGTAGGGATAGCCGCTGTTTAGATATTAAGTGCACTACTGTATGTCCCTTTGTTGTAG ACACAGGACTTTGCCAAAGACCTCGCGTCAA GTTTCCTAGTTTCTTACGCGTTACGAATGTTAAAGATGCAGCTAGCATTATCGTTCGAGCTGTGAGACGTGGGGATACACTTGTTTTCATGCCCGAGTATGTGTATTACTTTTGGCTTCTCATCAA GATATTACCATCCCAAGTGTACGATTATGTAGTAGATTTTTTTGATACCGGATTGGAACCGCATGACGAATGA
- the LOC130699255 gene encoding dnaJ homolog subfamily A member 1-like encodes MVKEMKFYDLLGVKPNCTNDELKKAYRKLALKYHPDKNPNEGEKFKLISQAYEVLSTPEKRKIYDEGGEQALKEGSSGGPGGFSSPMDIFDMFFGGGGRSRKERKGKDVVHQMGVTLEELYNGSVRKLALQKNVICDGCEGLGGKKGAVERCPNCRGSGMQVRIQQIGPGMVQQIQSVCGECQGQGERINAKDRCKVCLGKKVVRERKVLEVHVDKGMVDGQKITFSGEGDQEPGLEAGDIIIVLDEKEHPVFKRSGDNLVMRMELSLVEALCGFQRSIHTLDDRDLVISALPGQVFKQGDLKCILNEGMPHYRNPFEKGRLIVQFSVEFPRQLPLEVIPKLESLLPPKPEVIISDQAEEAVLMDFNPEVETRRQRDQREAYYEDDDNPQGPRGVQCATQ; translated from the exons atggtaAAGGAAATGAAGTTTTACGATTTGTTGGGGGTTAAGCCCAACTGCACGAatgatgaattaaaaaaagcgTACAGAAAATTGGCACTAAAATATCATCCGGACAAAAATCCAAATGAGGGTGAAAAA TTTAAACTCATCTCACAAGCATATGAAGTTTTGTCTACAccagagaaacgaaaaatttatgACGAGGGAGGAGAACAAGCACTGAAGGAAGGCTCAAGTGGTGGGCCTGGTGGATTCTCTTCTCCCATGGACATTTTCg ACATGTTTTTTGGCGGTGGTGGTCGCAGCCGAAAGGAGAGGAAAGGAAAGGATGTTGTTCACCAGATGGGGGTAACTCTAGAGGAACTGTATAATGGATCTGTTCGCAAACTTGCTCTTcagaaaaatgttatttgtgATGGGTGTGAAG GTCTAGGAGGCAAGAAAGGAGCTGTAGAGCGGTGTCCTAACTGTAGAGGCAGTGGGATGCAAGTGAGGATTCAACAAATTGGTCCTGGTATGGTACAACAAATACAGTCAGTGTGTGGTGAATGCCAAGGGCAAGGTGAAAGAATTAATGCAAAAGACCGCTGTAAGGTCTGCTTAGGGAAAAAG GTTGTCAGAGAGAGAAAAGTTTTAGAAGTCCATGTTGATAAAGGCATGGTGGATGGACAAAAGATCACATTTAGCGGTGAAGGTGATCAAGAGCCAGGGCTTGAAGCGGGGGACATTATTATTGTATTAGACGAAAAAGAGCACCCGGTTTTCAA GCGATCCGGCGATAACTTAGTTATGCGAATGGAACTATCTCTTGTAGAGGCACTGTGTGGTTTTCAGAGATCAATTCATACGCTGGACGACCGTGATCTGGTTATTTCAGCACTCCCAGGACAAGTTTTCAAACAAGGAGATTTGAAATGTATTCTTAATGAAGGAATGCCACACTACCGAAATCCCTTCGAAAAAGGACGTCTCATTGTACAGTTTTCTGTCGAGTTTCCTCGACAGCTGCCTCTAGAAGTTATACCTAAATTGGAAAGTCTTCTTCCACCAAA GCCAGAGGTGATAATCTCTGATCAAGCAGAAGAGGCTGTATTGATGGACTTCAACCCGGAAGTTGAGACTCGCCGTCAGCGAGATCAGCGTGAAGCTTATTACGAAGATGACGACAATCCGCAGGGACCGCGGGGCGTGCAGTGCGCAACTCAATAG